One window from the genome of Rufibacter tibetensis encodes:
- a CDS encoding S41 family peptidase produces MLKKLIYTGALLFSTASAVQAQNAPSWLRYSSISPDGQTIVFTYKGDLYRVPASGGNAVPLTVHEAHDFMPVWSKDGKTIVFASDRYGNFDLFQMPATGGEAQRMTFHSANEYPYEFSPDSKTVYFGSTRMDMATNRQFPTFAQPELYKVALSGGRVQQILTTPAEEVKLSQNGQIMLYQDKKGGENQWRKHHVSSVARDLWSYDTKTGKHTKLTTFAGEDRTPVFADNDKTIYYLSEESGTFNVHRMAADKPGASTQLTKFTKHPIRFLTASNNGLLCFGFDGDLYTMQANGAPQKVNVVINTDAKTNNERIVPVAGNGVQDLAVSPNGKEVAFIYRGEVFVSAVEGSATKRITNTPEQERHVSFSPDGKTLIYATERGKGWKIYQTQITRKEEPYFYASTLLNETPIINNEKENYEPQFSPDGKEIAFVEDRMTLKVYNIADKKVRTLLTTNELFSMRENDQYFTWSPDSKWIAFDFSEPGFANSEVGLISADGKSKKINLTESGYQDDSPQWMAGGKMLIWNSTREGMRAQANSGGAQSDIFAMFMTQAAYDKFRLSKEDYALIKEQEEKAAKEKEKEKDKKKKKDEEALAIDWEGLKTRKARLTLHSSQLGDALVSKDGETLYYLARFEKGYNLWSTNLRTKETKMAVTLNATRASMDWDKDFKNLFLLADGRVIKLDPTANKQENVAISGDMNLNVAAERAFMFEHVWRRTNKTFYTAGFHGANWAALKEDYEKYLPHISNNYEFSEMLSELLGELNVSHSGSSFSNVPVNADATASLGVFYDQNFFGNGLKIEEVILEGPLQKAGFDVKPGMIIEKIDGETLTPEKDYAQFLNRKAGKNTLLTIYDPSSKKRRDISVKPISAGEESGLLYKRWVRRNAEEVDRLSNGQLGYVHIPSMNDPSYRTVYEEVMGKYANRKGMVVDSRNNGGGDLVADLAMFLSGKMFLNYTTDNRAVGIEPAFRWTKPSIALANEANYSDGHCFAFSYVDLKLGKLVGMPVPGTCTFAGWESLQDNSVRWGVPPLGVKDVQGRYLENLQTEPDVKVMNEYELVSKGKDQQLEVAVQELLKEVK; encoded by the coding sequence ATGCTTAAGAAACTTATTTATACCGGGGCTTTGCTTTTTAGCACGGCAAGTGCGGTACAAGCTCAAAACGCACCCTCTTGGCTACGCTACTCCTCCATCTCACCAGACGGCCAAACCATTGTTTTCACCTACAAAGGCGATTTGTACCGGGTACCAGCCAGTGGTGGAAACGCAGTACCTCTCACAGTCCATGAAGCGCATGATTTCATGCCAGTTTGGAGCAAAGACGGCAAAACCATCGTGTTTGCCTCAGATCGTTATGGCAACTTTGATTTGTTCCAGATGCCAGCCACTGGGGGCGAGGCGCAGCGCATGACGTTCCACTCGGCCAACGAGTACCCGTATGAGTTCAGCCCCGATAGCAAAACTGTTTACTTTGGGTCTACCCGCATGGACATGGCTACAAACCGTCAGTTCCCTACGTTTGCTCAACCCGAGTTATACAAGGTGGCTTTAAGCGGCGGAAGAGTGCAGCAGATCCTGACTACTCCCGCCGAAGAAGTAAAGCTGAGCCAGAATGGCCAGATCATGCTGTACCAAGATAAAAAAGGGGGCGAAAACCAGTGGCGGAAGCACCATGTTTCTTCTGTGGCCCGCGACCTATGGAGCTATGACACTAAAACCGGCAAGCACACTAAACTCACCACTTTTGCCGGTGAAGACCGTACCCCTGTTTTTGCCGATAATGACAAAACCATCTATTATTTAAGCGAGGAAAGCGGCACCTTCAACGTACACCGCATGGCCGCTGACAAACCAGGCGCCTCTACCCAGCTCACCAAGTTTACCAAACACCCAATACGGTTCCTGACCGCCTCCAACAATGGTTTGCTTTGCTTCGGGTTTGACGGAGATCTGTATACGATGCAGGCCAACGGTGCTCCGCAAAAAGTGAACGTGGTTATCAATACCGATGCTAAAACGAACAACGAGCGCATTGTACCGGTAGCCGGAAATGGCGTGCAGGATTTAGCCGTGTCGCCAAACGGCAAAGAAGTAGCCTTCATCTACCGCGGCGAAGTTTTTGTTTCAGCGGTGGAGGGAAGTGCAACCAAACGCATCACCAACACTCCAGAGCAGGAACGCCACGTAAGCTTCTCGCCAGACGGTAAGACCTTGATCTATGCCACGGAACGCGGCAAAGGTTGGAAAATCTACCAGACGCAGATCACTCGTAAAGAGGAGCCCTATTTCTACGCCTCTACCCTGCTCAACGAAACGCCCATCATCAACAACGAAAAGGAAAACTATGAGCCTCAGTTCTCGCCAGACGGCAAAGAGATCGCGTTTGTGGAAGACCGCATGACATTGAAGGTTTACAACATTGCTGATAAGAAAGTACGCACCCTGCTCACCACCAATGAGCTGTTCTCCATGCGGGAGAACGACCAGTACTTTACCTGGAGCCCAGACAGCAAGTGGATTGCCTTTGACTTTTCAGAACCAGGTTTTGCCAACAGTGAAGTGGGCTTGATCTCTGCCGACGGCAAAAGCAAAAAGATCAACCTTACTGAAAGCGGCTATCAGGATGATTCTCCCCAGTGGATGGCAGGCGGTAAAATGCTCATCTGGAACAGTACCCGTGAAGGCATGCGTGCTCAGGCCAACAGCGGCGGAGCGCAGTCAGACATCTTTGCCATGTTCATGACCCAGGCCGCGTATGACAAATTCAGGTTAAGCAAAGAAGATTACGCCCTTATCAAAGAGCAGGAAGAAAAGGCTGCCAAAGAGAAGGAAAAAGAGAAAGACAAAAAGAAGAAAAAGGACGAAGAGGCACTGGCTATTGACTGGGAAGGATTAAAAACCCGCAAAGCACGCCTGACACTGCATTCTTCTCAATTAGGAGATGCCTTGGTTTCTAAAGACGGCGAGACATTGTATTACTTAGCTCGTTTTGAGAAAGGATACAACCTCTGGAGCACCAACCTTCGCACCAAGGAAACCAAAATGGCCGTGACGCTGAACGCCACCCGCGCCAGCATGGACTGGGACAAAGACTTCAAAAATCTGTTCCTGTTAGCCGATGGCCGGGTGATCAAGTTAGACCCAACCGCCAACAAGCAGGAAAATGTGGCCATAAGCGGTGACATGAACCTGAACGTAGCTGCGGAACGTGCTTTCATGTTTGAGCACGTGTGGCGCCGCACCAACAAGACTTTCTACACGGCTGGTTTCCACGGCGCCAACTGGGCTGCCTTGAAAGAAGACTATGAAAAGTACCTGCCACACATCAGCAACAACTACGAATTTTCTGAAATGCTGAGCGAATTGCTGGGCGAGCTGAACGTATCACACTCAGGATCCAGCTTCTCCAACGTCCCGGTAAATGCTGATGCAACGGCGTCTTTGGGGGTTTTCTATGACCAGAACTTTTTCGGAAACGGCCTCAAAATAGAAGAGGTGATTTTGGAAGGTCCACTGCAGAAAGCTGGTTTTGACGTGAAACCGGGTATGATTATCGAGAAAATTGATGGCGAAACCCTTACTCCTGAGAAAGACTATGCCCAGTTCCTGAACCGCAAAGCAGGCAAGAACACCCTGCTGACCATTTATGATCCGTCTTCTAAAAAGCGCAGAGACATCTCGGTAAAGCCTATCTCTGCAGGTGAAGAAAGCGGTTTGCTGTACAAGCGCTGGGTACGCCGCAACGCAGAGGAAGTAGATCGCCTGAGCAACGGCCAATTGGGCTACGTGCACATTCCAAGCATGAACGACCCTAGCTACCGCACCGTGTATGAGGAAGTGATGGGCAAATACGCCAACCGCAAAGGCATGGTGGTAGACTCCCGTAACAACGGCGGTGGTGACCTGGTAGCAGACCTTGCCATGTTCCTGAGCGGTAAAATGTTCCTGAACTACACCACAGACAATCGTGCCGTGGGTATTGAACCCGCTTTCAGATGGACGAAACCCAGTATTGCCTTAGCCAATGAAGCGAATTATTCAGATGGTCACTGCTTCGCGTTTAGCTACGTTGATTTGAAATTAGGCAAACTGGTAGGGATGCCGGTACCAGGCACCTGTACCTTCGCCGGATGGGAATCTCTCCAGGACAACAGCGTGCGCTGGGGTGTTCCGCCATTGGGCGTTAAGGATGTGCAGGGCCGCTATCTGGAGAACCTGCAAACTGAGCCAGACGTGAAAGTGATGAACGAGTACGAACTGGTAAGCAAAGGCAAAGACCAACAGTTGGAAGTAGCCGTACAGGAGCTTCTGAAAGAAGTTAAGTAA